The sequence below is a genomic window from Rhodoflexus caldus.
GCGCCTTGCGGAGGCTAACAACCCTGTTTTACAAGCCATGCTTGCCCATAAAGCACAACCAAACTCTGTTATTGGCTAGTACTTAATGAAAAAGGCCGCCCCTTTTCGGACGGCCTCTTCGTGTTTAACATCCAACCAAATCAAGTTTTTTCAAGATTCTATCGCGCAACTTGCGTTAATTTCATAAGTACTTGTACAGTTCTTCTTTCATGCCCTTTTTGGCAGGCAGTTGCCAGAGCAGTTTGCACCAATTATGATTGCCTTCTATCAGTTCAGGACCTTGTGCGGTAATGGCAATGTCCCAGCCGATAGAGCGACATTCGGGAAAACTTAGCGCGGCTTTTTTGACCATTTCCAAAGTTTCTTGCCAAAAAGGCACTTGAAAACCTACAATCGGTACGCGGGTGACGGGGTGGATGTATTCGTCGGGTTTGGTGATGTCGCTGTACACGCCCGGTCCGCTGACACGCCCCGTTTGGCTGTCAATCGGGGCGGCGATGTTGCCCGCTGCCATGTTGTCCACATGCGAATTAACCGTAATGCGCAAACGGCAGCCCAGCAGTTCCACTTCGTTGTTGCGGTTGAGTTGGGTAAAAATGCGCACCGTATTAAGCCCCGCAGGCGAAAGCCGCATCAAATCGGGGTGCTGCACAATGTACTCTTCCACCAAATCGTTGCCCGTTTGTTCCAAATGCTTGATGAGTTGGTCTTCGTCCATGGTGCGCACAT
It includes:
- a CDS encoding sugar-transfer associated ATP-grasp domain-containing protein; translated protein: MKRLLYLMYYLKGLDKARYRKFAKHLQELKGWSQTGIALRALYAVLRYNISILEYFQFRFYDLPHEERKKWAGTGYMYEYQLLMNPKKYRVYLEDKRVFLQKFKDFVRHRHVSLDALKQDKALSHELFINSSGKLVLKSHNGQCGVGVEVVDVRTMDEDQLIKHLEQTGNDLVEEYIVQHPDLMRLSPAGLNTVRIFTQLNRNNEVELLGCRLRITVNSHVDNMAAGNIAAPIDSQTGRVSGPGVYSDITKPDEYIHPVTRVPIVGFQVPFWQETLEMVKKAALSFPECRSIGWDIAITAQGPELIEGNHNWCKLLWQLPAKKGMKEELYKYL